The DNA segment GTCATGAGAGCCGGCTTCAAGGATGATGTCGTATGCAATATCAGCGGTATCAGCGGCATTGAAGACATCCGTCAGCAGGTGGTAGACAAAATTTTCGACAGCAGTGGACATGCGTTCCCGAGTTGCCATGTCCTGGCCTTGCCAGCGGCGTTCAAAGGGCAGGTTGAGCTTCTTGTAGTTACCGCCTGAAATTCCATTGGCATCGGCATAGTCAACCATTTCATTCCAGAGAGCATCCTGTAATCCTTCACCGGAAACTTTGTCGAACTTGCCGTCGTCTGTCATACTTGCGTTGCCAAAGTCATTGACACGGACTCCCCAGCCGATCATCTGAAGGGCTGTGGCGACATTGGCCTTGGTCGTATGGGTCTTGGCCGCTATTTCCTTGAGCCGTGCAGAGTCATTGCCTGAGGTTCCGTGCTGGGCACCGGAGGTTCCATAGACAGTCAGTGCTTCATGGATGCTGGCAGTCAGGTCCACCTGGATACCTTCTCCTGAAGCCTCGATTCCATGGGTCGTCCCATTGTTGAGAGCTATCCAATCCGGACACAGTCCATGGGCATTCAGTCCCTGGCAGAGAAATTTGGCCTCTATCGGAGTGGAAAGGCCGAAGTCTCCCTTTATTTCACCAATTTCGGTTTCGTATCCGGCCCAGGATGGGATGGAAGAGGAAACTTCAATATTGGCCAGCAGGTTAAGATCATCAGTCATGTGGGATGCATCGATGGCGATGGAAGTGACGCCTGTATCGAACAGGGATGGAATCTCGGCCTTGGCGACGGCTACATCCTCCCACTTCTTCATGAAATAGTGATCCGCATGGACGGCAACAGGGATAGTTATGCCGAGTTTGTTGCACAGATAATCGACGCGGCGTGCCACGTTCCACAGAGTGGTTGGGCAGTATGTCGCTTCACTACGGGCTATTTCTATTATGATGGCTGCATTTGCTCGTTGAGCAGCTTTGAGTGCGCCTTCGATGACAAATATATTTCGTCCGTTGGCAGCGATGGTCATGGCCTGTCCCTTCTGGATCATGGCGCGATCAATGACTTTTCCACTGACAATAAGTGCTTGGGAATGAGGGAAATTTTGTACGACGTTCGGCGGTCTACCGACGGCAAGAGCTTTCTTGAATGTATCTTGGGACATGCCCTTCCTCCTTCAGAGAAGTTGTTGTGCAGGATCAGTTTCGGTGCAACACCCAATTAAAACGAATTGTGCACAAAAGTCAAAATGCACGGAGAGGATTTTGCCGGATAATAACCCACATCGGCTCCCCTTGGTCGGCGCGGACACTGAGTCCAGCCAACCAAAAGGAGCCGAAGGAAGGATAAGGCGGAATGTGCAACTACATTGTTGCTGCCTGCCGACGAACACGCTCTGACGTCTTGGTCTGTTGCGACCTGGCGGAGGACTCTACTCCCTCCATCGGTAACAGCGTGTAGCCCAGTTCCCGGGCCATGAATTCGAGAATGGAGACGTTGTGCGTCGCCTTGACTATCTCGAACATGGTTTCCGCACCAAGCTTGGCATGGTTGTCAAAAGGGTTGAGTTCGCGAAGCAGTGTAGAGTACGGCTTCTTGATCTCCCGGCAAACCTCTTTCGCCGGGATTCTGCCTTCCAGAACGATGTCCTGCATCTTCTTGGTCAGGTTTTTTTCAAACATGTTTTACCCCCCACATGTTAGAATTTTCTGCCTTGTATGGAAAGTTACTCCTATTTTTCTTTTAGCGTCAACGAAAATTGAATTAATGGCGAAAGTTTTTTGTATATTGATGTAGCGTATATTGTATATATGGTTTTTATTCAGTGTGTTATGAAATAAATCCCTCCAAGAAAAAGGGGAAATGATCTTTCGCCTTTTGAAGGCAATCGGTTTGCCGGTATTTTCGTCAATGTCATTCGGAAGGTGTCGGTGTTCTTCAAAGAGGGAGGCGGTCTTTCTTATGAAAGAGAGAGAAAATGGAATGGGGAGGCTTGCCCATGGCTTTCATTGGGAAAGGAGGAAGTAAGAATGCCGGTCCTGCTGATGGTTGTGCGGCTGACATCCATGCAGTGGGATACAAATCATTTGACCTGGATAGTCAAAGATTTTGCCTAAGGAGAAAGCGGCTTTGACGGTGGTTCGAGCACACTATGAAGCATGTCAAAAAGGGCACTTTTTTTCACCGGTTTGGGGAGGTGATCATCTGCCCCTGCTTCAAGGCATTTCTCCGCGTCTCCAGCCAGAGCGAAGGCAGTCATGGCGATAATGGGAACAGGGGCCAGGGTCTGTTCCTTTTCCCATTCCCGCATCAATTGAGTGGCCTCGTATCCGTCCATGATAGGCATTTGGATATCCATGAGCACACAATCGTAGCCGCCTTGCTTGAATTCATCCAGACCGTCGGCACCGTTTTCACGGACCACCAGTTCGCATGGTGTGTTTTTGAGATATGTCTGAATGACAAAGGCGTTGTAATTTGAGTCCTCCAGCATCAGGATCTTGATCGGAGGAAGTTCCGGTTGAATCATCTCCGGTTTTGGAGCGTGGGAGACAGGGATGGAAGCGTGTGGGGCAGAAGCAAACCTGGCGGTAAAAAGGAAAGTACTACCCTTACCGTGAGAACTTTCCACCCATATGGTCCCATCATTAGGACGAGTTGTTTGCTGATGGCAAGCCCGAGTCCAGTCCCTCCGTATTTTCTGGTCGTGGAGCTGTCAGCCTGAGTAAAGGAATCAAAAATAGTATCAAGCTTGTCAGCAGGTATTCCGGTCCCGGTATCCTTGACGGAAAATTGCAGCATCACGCCTCCTTGGGGATCGGGTGTGCGCTCTACTTTCATGCTGATGGATCCTTTTTCAGTGAATTTGACAGCGTTGCCAAGGAGATTGATGATGATCTGTCGGAGTCTGGTCGGGTCACCTGAGAGAGAATCGGGCACATCCTGAGCCAGGGAACAGGTGAATTTAAGCTCTTTTTGCTGGGCTTTAGGTTCGATGACGGTACATGCCTTGTCCAAGGTCTCACTTAGGCTGAAGTTGGTTTGTTCCAGTGAGAAGTGGCCGGCTTCGATTTTGGAAAGGTCGAGTATGTCATCAAGGATTTCCAGGAGACTGACTCCCGCTGATCGGAAAACCTGCACATACCGCCCCTGGTCCGGGGTCAGTTCTGTCTCCCACAAAATATCAGCCATACCGAGAATGGCATTCATGGGGGTTCGTATCTCATGGCTCATGCTGGCCAGAAATCGGCTCTTGGCAAGGTTGGCGACCTCAGCGGCCTGTTTAGCATTTTGCACATCTTCCAAAGCTTTGTTGAGTGAGGTGTTCTTCCGTTTCAACTCGTCTGTGCGTTCTTTGACAGTGTTTTCCAATGCATTTCTGTGGTCTTCCAGTCGTTCCTTTGATTCCTGAAGGTCTTCAATGAGATGTCTGACCGAATCTCGCATATCGTCAATGGCCCGCGCCAAAGTTCCCATTTCACCCGGGAGTCGGGTGTCAATGGGAGCGTCCAGATCTCCGTCAGCAATGGCTGTGGCTGATTCTTCCAAAAGTTTGAGCGGGTTGAAGAGTCTTCGGCGTGAGAATGAAAGGGTGGTTTGAGAAATGGCCAGGATGAGGATCATTGAAAGGGCCAGAGTGCCGACAGCATTGATGAGAATGTCGTGGCGAATGCCTTCCGTGGACATTGCCAGGTTGAATGTGCCGATCCATTCGCCATGCTTACGGATTTCGACTGTGCGGGTTCGAAATTTGTTCTTGCCGGTGAAATAGGTGAAAGGGTGCCCAGCGTATTGTGGACGAGCCTTGGAGGCCATTATTTCCCTGCCTGTAATGACCTGCGCATAGATTACCGACGGATCGTGAAGAACAGCGTTAATGAAATCTTTGGCCGAAGCATGGTCAACCTGCCAAACGGATGTGGCAAGGCTGGTTTCTGCCAGGGCTGCGATACCGTCAACCTTACTCTTGACCTGGGCATTGAGGCGGTACGCATTGAAAATAATGATGGCGAGAGAGAAAAAGAGAACAACCGCTGTGATGATGACGGTTTGCGCCAGAGCTGCCTTGCGACTGAGCGCGCTTGGGTGTGTTCGGCGTGCGGCTGTAGGAGTGCTCATGGCATCACTTTTGTCCAGGTTAATCTGTAATTATGTTTATCATATACGTTTTTCGTTTAAAATGCGCAAGGCAACTGTAGAAAATAGCATGTTCGTTACTGCCTTTTTTTGCCGGAATTAAGGGGAAGGGGAAAGGGGACAGCTTCACGCCATATGAGCGATGCAGCTTTTGGCCAATTCTTAGGAAAACACAGAAAAAGCGCTTATCTGAGCACGCTGTGGTATGTTCAGGTAAGCGCTTTTTAAAAATAGGTTTGCAGATTGTCTGTGAGGGAGGCCTGTCCTTCTTGCTTTCGAATCTGCAAATGAAAATTCACTTGACCTAGGCTGTACCTGTGTCCAGGTCATACCCCATCTCCATGGCCATGAATTGCAAAGGACGGATGTCGTCGGTCACTTTCATGATTTCAAGGAGTGTTTCAGCGCCGAGTTTGGCGCTGGCATCAAAGGGATTGATTTCGCGCATGAGAGTCGAATAGGGTTTGTTTATTTTTTCAGCCACAACTTTTGCCTGGATACCACTGTCGAGAATGCAATCCTGAACCACTTTGGTTACGTTCCTATCAAACATAGTGCCCTCCACATGTTTTGATTGCCTGAGCTGTTGCTTAAGAAAAGGTATTATTTGTTTAGCAATAGCTATGCCATGAGGGTGTTATTTTGTTTATAGTATGCAAAACCTAATGGTTATAAAAAATATAAACAGAAGTTGAGAAAAACATGAAATGCGATACATGTCGCATTGCGACATGCTGCGACATATGTTGCAACTAAAGTGTTGCATTGCGACATATCTTAAAAGGGGAGAGAGGGACAAAGGCACGAAAAAGGGGAGCCGCATAGCGACTCCCATTTTCGAGGTCCCGGCAAGCCGGGGTCCGAACCATGTTTTCAGGCAATTAGGTGTGGGTTGCGGTCCAATCCTTATTTGCGCCGTTGGAGGTGTTTGGTTCGGCCTAAGAGAGTGAGTTCCAGTCCAATCCTGCTGCCAGGATTTTCAGGACTCGGGGTACTGGTGCCAGCACTGGCGTCCAATGGTAAGGTCCGTTTTATATCAAATTGGAAAACGTCGTTGTTTTCCGCAATAGGATCCGTTCCGTCCGGCAGTGCTTCTCTCAGGCCTTTTCACCTGTGGACTTATATGTCCTGATCAAGTCCCACTGTCAGACTGCGTTTAACGTGCTTGATAGTCTCATCGAAAATCCCATCGGACTTGTACGGTGTCAAAAGAGAAGTTCTGACACTGCCGACGATGTTACCGTAGATGATCAGCGCTGTTTCCTCCGGAGGGAGATCGCGGACCGAGCCATCGGCTATCCCGAGAGACACGCATCGTTTCAGTTCTTCAATGAAGATACTGAATTTCTCAGCCACTCTGGCGGCATCAACGCCCGGTTCCATGTGGCTGAAGGGGGAGCAGCGAAGCAAAACCGGGAATCCGGTCCGGTGCTGTTCCGTAAAGTCAAAGTAGGCGGTCATGTAGCTGATGATACCATCCAACCCTGTGGGTTGGTTACTGGTCGCTTCCTGTAAACAGGCTATCAGCCTGTCCGCCATGTCAAATCCCGCGGCAAGGAACAAGTCCTGTTTACTGCCGAAGTAGTGTGATACCAATCCGAAGGAAACCTCTGCCCTTCCTGCCACGTCTTTGACTGTGGCTGCCGTAAATCCCAGTTGCCCGAAGGCTTCCTGGGCAGCCTTGAGTATCGCTTCCTTTTTTGTCATATCCACCACTTCTCCCTTTCGGGACGGCGTCGATTGATTGTGCAATCAATCTGTTGAGTCCGTTCTAGATTGATTGAGCAATCAGTGTCAAGCCGTTTTTCGATTTTTTCCCGCTACGACGTTCTTTTTTTGTTGTCGCATCAGTGTTTCTGCCATGCAGGAAGGGGGCTTTGTTCCCCTTCCTAAGTCCCCTCAACGTACTTTTTTATTTTGAATTCTTCTGAATCTTGGCCCACGAATCCCGGAGTGTTGCCGTGCGATTGAAAACCGGTTTTTCTCCTGGTTTGTGGTCTTTGCTATCAGCACAGAAATATCCTGTTCGTTCGAACTGGAAGTTCGTGCCCGGTGCCATCTCTCCCAGAGCTGGTTCCACCCAGCACTCATCGCGGACTTCGAGGGAGTGCGGATCGACGTAATCGACAAAGGTTTTCCCTTCTTCCGGGGCATTGGGATTTTCGCAGGTAAACAAGTTTGAATAGTTGCGAACTTCGGCCTTGAGAGCATGGGGAGCTGAAACCCAGTGCATGGTTCCTTTGACCTTGCGGCCATCCTTTGACCAGCCTCCCTTGGTTTCAGGGTCATAGGTCGCCCGTATTTCGACTATAGTGCCATTTTCATCTGTGTCGTATCCCGTGCAGGTGACATAATAGGCAAAGCGCAAGCGTACTTCACGTCCCGGTCCCATGCGGAAGAATTTTTTCGGTGGTTCTTCCATGAAATCGGCTCGTTCGATCCAGAGTTCCCTGGAAAACGGGACGATGCGTTCTCCATAGGTTTCATCTTCAGGGTGTAGCGGCATGGAGAATTCATCCACTTGGCCTTCAGGATAATTTTCTATGACCAGTTTGACCGGGTCCATGACTCCCAGATATCGCGGTGCTCGTTCATTGAGGTCCTGGCGAACGCAGTGTTCGAGCAGGGCATATTCGACAGTGGTGCCAGCCGCCTTAGCCACGCCGATTTTCTCGCAAAAATCGCGGATGGATTCCGGGGTGTATCCACGGCGGCGAAAGCCGGAAATTGTCGGCATACGCGGATCATCCCACCCCGAAACATGCCCTTCCTGAACCAACTGGATAAGCTTACGCTTGGACAGGACGGTTCCCGATATGTTGAGTCTGGCAAATTCATACTGGTAAGGGCGCTGGTTGAATCCGGGAAGTGTTGCCAGTTCGCTGTAAACGGCTTCGTTTTCGCCAAAAAGTTCAGGCTGCCTCAGGCCTTCCATGAGCGTCTCGACACACCAATTGTACAGCGGGCGGTTGTTCTCGAATTCCAGTGTGCAGATGGAATGTGTGATTCCTTCGATGGCATCAGACAATCCATGGGTAAAATCATACATGGGGTAAATACACCATGCATCACCAGTGCGATGATGTGTGGCGTGTTTGATACGGTACAAAGCTGGGTCGCGCAGCATGACATTAGCGGCAGCCATGTCTATTTTGCCACGGAGGATGCATTCGCCGTCCTGCATTTCTCCGGCCCGCATGGAGCGGAACAGGGAGAGATTTTCTTCCGCGCTGCGGTCCCGATAGGGTGAATTGACACCCGGCTGCTTGAGAGTCCCGCGGTTCTCACGGATTTCCTCGGCGGTCTGGTGGTCCACATAGGCCTTGCCCATCTTGATGAAAAGCTCGGCGATGAGGTACAGTTTTTCAAAATAATCCGAGGCGTAGAAATTGTTATCCCACTCAAAACCCAGCCACTGGACGTCTTCTCGAATGGAGTCGACGTATTCAGTATCCTCTTTAACCGGGTTCGTATCATCGAAACGCAGGTTGCATTTGCCTGCATAGTCTCGGGCGAGGCCGAAGTTCAGGCAGATGGACTTGGCATGGCCTATATGCAGGTACCCGTTAGGTTCGGGGGGGAAACGCGTATGAACCCTGCCGTTGTATTTCCCTGTTTCAATATCCTTATCTATAAGGGTCCGGATGAAATCCTTTCCTTTTTCTGGTGCTTCAGGCGTGTTGCTCATGGCTCCGTATCCTTGCTGAGTGAAGCCCCGATGGGGGCTATATCGAATTTTGAAAGCGGGTAAATGATACACCCCGCCGGGAATTGGGAATACGGTAAAACGTGTCAAGGGTCAACGAATGGCTCAAAAGTGTCTCTTTGTTGGGTAGAAATATGGACGTGAACTATGATTTGCGGCATATGGATCAGTATGAACTCCTTTTTGCATAAAGTTCTTTGCGTATGTCTTGGGGGAGTCTTTGCTCTTTTGTTGGGGGGCTCGGCACGCGCCCGAGAACTCCATGTGGGTATCGGGTATGCTATTCCCCCTTATGTCATAACGGAGTCGGATGCCGGATTGGAAGTTGATATCATCAGGCAAGCCTTGCTGGAGGCTGGATATGAATCTCTTTTCATCTATCTGCCGAATCTGCGGTTGCCTGTGGAATTCGCCAAAGGCAATCTCGATTGTGTGGCAGCGAATTCAGTCTATGATCTGGGCAAAGACTCGGGGCGAAGCGCTTTTCCTTCTCAGAAAACAATAGCGTATCGGAATTATGCGATAACTCTCAGGGATGATTGGCTCCATATCGCTTCAATCAATGATTTGGCTGGTAAAACAGTCCTTGGTTTCAATAACGCAAGGCTTTTTTTGGGGCCGGAATTCAGAGCCATGGCTCGTTTAAATACGAATTATCGGGAGCTTGACGACCAGTCGCTTCAGGTGCGGATGTTATTTGCGCGTCGAGCGCAGGTTGTCATTGCCGATAAATTCATTTTTCTGTGGTGGAGAGAGTATCTGAAAAAAGTTTCACCATCCATGAAAAGGGAGCTGTCACTTCCCCTGGCTTTTCATGAGATCTTTCCGCCATCTCCCCGCAGAGTCTCCTTTGCATGGCCTGAAGTACGGAGTGCCTTTGATTCAGCCCTTGATGAGCTGCGCAAAAGCGGTCGCTTGGAAAGTATCATTAACCAATATATTCAGCCATGAATGAATTTTGGAAACGCGAAATTCCATCTTTGATATAGCTGTTTCCTGTTCCGTTGCGCCTTCCTGAATGGCTGTGTTTCCTTGAAGGTCTTTGAGAGGAAGAGTGTGCTGTGTGGGGTACTCCCCCACGAAGAGTGACCGACGGTCACAAAGTGTGTCCTGCGCACACCCCATTGACCCGATCTTGCTGCTGGCTTAACCTGCCTGCATTTCATGAACTTTTCACCGGGGGATTCTGATGCCCATGACCAATCATGCCTTTGGTGCAGTCGAGGTTTGTATCGACTACGCCGCCATCAACGGGATTTTTGAGGCTGCTGCCGCTGAAGGGCGTGAGACGCTGTTCGAATATGAGGTCTATTCTCTTCTCCGGGATTCTGGTGCGGAGACTCCGCCGCGATCTGTTTTGTTGACACGAGGGGGACGCCCCTCGGACAAGGAACTTGCCGCGCTGCCTGGTGACCGTGTGGTGCTCAAGATCGTCTCGCCGAACATAGTGCACAAGACTGAAGTGGGAGGCGTTGTCGTGGTGGAAAATTCGCCGGACAAAATCAGGTCGGCATGGCGGCGCATGGTGTATGAGGTGCCGGAGAGGTGTGCGGCCATGTTTGAACACTCGCCGGACTCTGCCCCGAAAGTCTATGCTGGTCTTGAAGGAGATGCCTTGAATGCGGCCATTGCAGCTGATATCAGGGGAGTGCTCATGGTTGAATTTATGCGTCCTGATTCCCAGGCGTTCGGGAATGAATTAATTGTGGGAATCAGGAGAACAAGAGAATTCGGCATGGTTATTGGGGCCGGTTTGGGTGGTACTGACACTGAACTCTATGCTGAACGATTTAGAAAAGGACAAGCTATAGCAGCCTCTTCAACGGCATTGACTGACGGTGAAACTTTTTTCAAATTATTTCGCAACACACTTTCTTATAAAAAGCTGGCAGGATTGACCCGTGGCCAGCGGCGTCTTGTGACTGATGAACAACTCATTGAATGTTTTTCCTCCTTTATTGATATGGCGAACTTTTATTCGCCGGAAAATTCCGATGCACCTTTTATTATCGAAGAGCTGGAGATAAATCCTTTTGCGTATGCTGATTATCTCATGGTTCCGCTTGATGGGATGTGCCGTTTTTCCCGTCCTGGTGTTCTCCCCGCATCCCGGCCAGTGGAAAAAATAGGTCACCTTTTGCATCCTCGAACCATTGGGATTGTTGGCGTTTCCTCCACACGGATGAATTTTGGCAGAATCATTCTCAAGAACATCCTTGATGCCGGATTTGATCCTGAGGACGTGGTTGTCGTGCGTTCCGGGATTGAGTCAATTGACGGGGTCCGCTGTGTCGAGAGCCTGCGAGCCCTTGAGGCTTCACTCGATTTGTTTGTTGTGGCCGTGGGGGCGGAGCAGGTTCCGGGGTTGGTGGAAGAAGTCATTGAGCGAGAGTGCGCCGAGTCGGTCATGCTCATTCCCGGAGGGTTGGGAGAGACTGCCGAAAGTGAAGAGCGTGCTCGGGAAGTGGTGAGTCGAATCAATGCAGCCCACGCCACAGGAGGTGGCCCTGTCTTCCTCGGTGGAAACTGCATGGGAGTCGTCTCCCGGCCCGGAGCCTACGATACATGGTTCATACCGGAGGAGAAGTTGCCCAAATTTTCTTCCGGCAAGCATCATCGGGCGGCATTCATCTCGCAGTCCGGCGCGTTCATGCTCACGCGATTATCCCAATGCCCACTTTTGGACCCTGCTTACATGGTCTCCGTGGGCAATCAGACGGATCTGACCCTTGGTGATCTGGTGAGTTGGTTTGCCGATTGCGATGATGTGGATGTCATTGCTATTTATGCCGAAGGCTTCAATGACATGGATGGGCTTGCTTTTTGCCGAGCCGTGCGGCGTGCCGTTTTGGCTGGCAAGGATGTCGTTTTTTACAAGGCGGGCAGGACACCTGAAGGCAAGTCTGCGACCAGCGGGCATACAGCGTCACTGGCCGGGGATTACACCGTGTGCGAATCCTGTGTTCGTCAGGCTGGGGCAGTAGTGGCGCAATCTTTTACTCAATTTGAGAATCTGTTCATGCTCGCTGAAAGACTCCACTCCAAGACCATTGCCGGGAATCGCCTTGCAGCAATGTCAGGGGCGGGATTTGAAGCTGTGGGAATGGCTGATTCCATCCATTCTGATGATTATCGCATGACCCTCGCTCCTCTGGCGAAAAATACGGTGGCTGCGCTTGAAGCCCTTTTTGTTGCAAACCGCCTTGACGGGTTGGTCACCGTGACAAATCCGTTGGATATTACCCCAGGTTCCAATGACCATGTCCATGCCGAAGCCATTCGTCTTCTGGCTCAGGACTCTGGTGTTGACGCCGTCGTCGCCGGACTTGACCCCATGTCACCTGTGATGCGTACCCTGGCAGACCCGAACCATGCCGAATTTCATTTCGAAGATGAGCGGTCCATCGCCGCGCTTCTGGAAGATCTGCTGCCATCCCTTGATACTCCTGTGATCGGAGTGGTTGATGGAGGGCGTCTCTATGATCCTTTGGTTGACAAACTCAAGGAGGCTGGGCTCTGTACTTTCCGTACTTCCGACCAGGCCGTGGCGGCCCTCGCACAATACCTTGACGGGAGACTTAATGCGCAGCGTATTCGCCGGATCGACAAAACTGAAGGTCAGTGCTGATCTTTCGGCAAGGTGCTGGCTATTTCAGGGAATTTATTAGCAGATATGTATATTGTTAACAGGTGTGTATTACAAAAATGTTAATATTCTTTTCTGGAGTAATGTAGATAAAGCACTGTATATACTCGTTAAAAAGATAATAGTCTTGCATGGCACTGTGTTTGCTTTGTCCCTGCCATGCTACCCACAGTGCACGGACTCAAACTTTCGGCGTTGCTCGCCATATGTCAGGCCATAGACCAAGCTCTCAATTTGGAATCCGCCTTGGATGGAGTGTTGCGCATTTTATCCGAGCAACTTTCCATGCAGCGGGCGACCGTGACCCTTTATGACCCGGAAACCGGGCATCTTTCCATCAATGCTTCGTATGGTTTAACCGTCGAGGAAAAACAACGCGGCGTGTACAAGCTGGATGAAGGTGTCACGGGGCGGATTTTCCAGACCGGTGAACCTTATTATGTCCCGGATATCGATAAGGAGCCACTTTTTCTCGACAAGACCGGGTCGCGTCGAGTCAAGCGGGGTATGATTTCCTTTATCGGAGTACCGATCATCCTGCACGGTGATCCCATTGGCGTTCTCAATGTGGATCGGCTCTTTGCAGATGACGTGGCCTTTGAAGAAGATGTGGATTTCTTGAAGGTCGTGGCTACGCTCATAGGGCAGTTCATCAGCCTGAATGAGAAGATCATGAAGAGGGAAGCCGTGCTCAAGCGCGAAAATACTTCCCTTAAATATCAGATATCAAAGAACACCAAAGGACCATACATCGTCGGGCACAGCGCAGCCATGGTGGAGGTACAGCGCCAGATGGAAAAGGTTTCTCCGACCAGGGCCACAGTGCTTTTGCTTGGAGAATCCGGTGTCGGCAAGACTCTTATCGCTCAGATCATCCACGAATTATCCGAGCGCAAAGGGCATCCTTTCATCAAACTAAACTGTGCTTCAATTCCCGGAAATCTTTTGGAATC comes from the Pseudodesulfovibrio piezophilus C1TLV30 genome and includes:
- a CDS encoding sigma 54-interacting transcriptional regulator; its protein translation is MLPTVHGLKLSALLAICQAIDQALNLESALDGVLRILSEQLSMQRATVTLYDPETGHLSINASYGLTVEEKQRGVYKLDEGVTGRIFQTGEPYYVPDIDKEPLFLDKTGSRRVKRGMISFIGVPIILHGDPIGVLNVDRLFADDVAFEEDVDFLKVVATLIGQFISLNEKIMKREAVLKRENTSLKYQISKNTKGPYIVGHSAAMVEVQRQMEKVSPTRATVLLLGESGVGKTLIAQIIHELSERKGHPFIKLNCASIPGNLLESELFGHEKGAYTGANGSRPGRFEEADSGTIFLDEIGELPLALQAKLLRVLQEKELERLGSNRTRSIDVRILAATNRDLGDLVERGKFRLDLYYRLNVFPVRVPALRERKEDITGLINHFLQKMADDYGRTIHFTSTALDALIRYDWPGNVREMQNLIERLVIMSDTERISLEFLKAYLAPGQTSAVQEVVHFSEEAPRFSSLKEFERNEVLAALERSGWIQYKAAEALGLSARQMGYRVKKYGLESMIAEGRAKLRRIKEVEM